A window from Rhea pennata isolate bPtePen1 chromosome 1, bPtePen1.pri, whole genome shotgun sequence encodes these proteins:
- the SCNN1A gene encoding amiloride-sensitive sodium channel subunit alpha, producing the protein MPEGEKMSECKQESEQQQKEDEREGLIEFYGSYQELFQFFCSNTTIHGAIRLVCSKKNKMKTAFWSVLFFLTFSLMYWQFGILYREYFSYPVNLNLNLNSDRLTFPAVTLCTLNPYRYSAIRKKLDELDQITHQTLLDLYDYNMSLARSDWSTQSTRKRSSRSLLHHVQRHPLRRQKRDNLVSLPENSPSVDKNDWKIGFVLCSENNKDCFHQAYSSGVDAVREWYSFHYINILAQMPDAKALDESDFENFIYACRFNEATCDKANYTHFHHPLYGNCYTFNDNSSSLWTSSLPGINNGLSLVVRTEQNDFIPLLSTVTGARVMVHDQNEPAFMDDGGFNVRPGIETSISMRKERTVRLGGSYSDCTEDGSDVPVQNLYSSRYTEQVCIRSCFQLNMVERCGCAYYFYPLPAGAKYCDYMKHIAWGYCYYKLLAEFKADVLGCFHKCRKPCKMTEYQLSAGYSRWPSAVSEDWVFYMLSQQNKYNITSKRNGVAKVNIFFEEWNYKTSGESPAFTVVTLLSQLGNQWSLWFGSSVLSVMELAELILDFTAITFILAFRWLRSHKTHSPPGPHSSSQVNTAFQDETSGLSAPHRFTVEAVVTMLPSYNSLEPHGSSRDGEIGRE; encoded by the exons ATGccagaaggagagaaaatgagtgAGTGCAAGCAGGAATCCGAGCAGCAACAGAAAGAAGATGAGCGAGAGGGCCTCATCGAATTCTACGGTTCCTACCAGGAGCTATTCCAGTTCTTCTGTAGCAACACGACCATCCATGGCGCTATCCGCCTAGTGTGCTCCAAAAAGAATAAGATGAAGACAGCCTTCTGGTCCGTTCTGTTCTTCCTCACCTTCAGCTTAATGTACTGGCAGTTTGGGATCCTCTACAGGGAATACTTCAGCTATCCTGTCAACCTCAATCTCAACCTCAACTCTGACAGGCTGACTTTCCCTGCCGTGACCCTATGCACCCTCAATCCCTACAG ATACAGCGCCATCCGGAAGAAGCTAGATGAACTGGACCAGATCACCCATCAGACACTGCTAGACCTCTATGACTACAACATGTCTCTGGCACGAAGCGACTGGTCAACTCAGTCCACACGAAAACGTAGTTCTAGGAGTCTGCTCCATCACGTTCAGCGCCATCCGCTGCGAAGGCAGAAACGGGATAACTTAGTCAGTTTGCCAGAGAACAGTCCCTCAGTGGACAAGAACGACTGGAAAATTGGCTTTGTTCTG tgcAGTGAAAACAACAAGGATTGTTTCCATCAGGCATACTCCTCAGGGGTGGATGCAGTGCGAGAATGGTACAGCTTTCACTATATCAATATCCTGGCACAGATGCCTGATGCAAAAGCCCTGGATGAGTCTGACTTCGAGAATTTCATCTATGCTTGCCGCTTCAATGAGGCAACATGTGACAAGGC GAATTACACCCACTTCCACCATCCCTTGTATGGGAACTGCTATACCTTTAatgacaacagcagcagcttgtggACATCCTCACTGCCTGGGATCAATAACG GTCTCTCTCTGGTGGTGCGCACTGAACAGAATGATTTCATCCCTCTGTTGTCCACGGTGACAGGAGCTAGGGTCATGGTTCATGATCAGAATGAGCCAGCCTTCATGGATGATGGGGGTTTCAATGTGCGTCCAGGTATTGAGACTTCCATCAGCATGAGAAAG GAGAGGACTGTGCGTCTTGGGGGCAGTTACAGTGATTGTACAGAGGATGGCAGTGATGTGCCAGTGCAAAACCTGTACTCATCTCGCTACACTGAACAG GTGTGCATTCGTTCCTGCTTTCAGCTCAACATGGTAGAGCGCTGTGGCTGTGCGTATTATTTCTACCCCTTACCTGCTGGAGCAAAGTACTGTGACTATATGAAGCACATAGCTTGGG GGTACTGCTATTACAAACTCCTGGCTGAGTTCAAAGCTGATGTGCTGGGCTGTTTCCACAAATGTCGGAAACCTTGCAA AATGACAGAATACCAGCTGTCAGCTGGATACTCTCGCTGGCCTTCTGCTGTTTCAGAG GACTGGGTTTTTTACATGCTTTCACAACAGAACAAATACAATATCACATCAAAGAG GAATGGAGTTGCCaaagtgaatatattttttgagGAATGGAATTACAAGACCAGTGGGGAATCTCCAGCTTTCACG GTAGTGACTCTGCTGTCCCAGCTTGGGAATCAGTGGAGTCTCTGGTTTGGATCCTCTGTACTTTCTGTGATGGAACTTGCAGAGCTGATTCTGGATTTCACTGCCATCACTTTTATCTTGGCCTTCCGCTGGCTCCGTTCCCACAAGACGCATTCCCCACCAGGGCCACATTCAAGCAGTCAGGTCAACACTGCTTTCCAAGACGAGACCTCGGGTCTCAGTGCTCCACATCGCTTTACTGTAGAGGCTGTAGTGACCATGCTGCCATCTTACAACAGCCTGGAACCACATGGGTCAAGCAGGGATGGCGAGATAGGACGTGAGTGA